One Rhodothermales bacterium genomic window, TCTCGGACGACTGGTACTCCGTGCCGAGCAGCAGGCTGGCGTTGTGGACGTTGGAGAACGTGCGTTCGTAGAGCGTCGTGGCGCGCAGGAGGATGTCCTGCGCCGTCAGGTCGTTCTGCGTCAGCCGCGGCTCGGGGACGCCTTCGCGCGTGGCGACGAGGTCATCCGGCCCGGCGCAGTCCGCCGAGCAGTTGTACAGCGTCCACGGCTGCTGCCACCGCTTGTAGTTTTCGAACGTCTGGTCGTACGCCACGGTGCCGTCGAAACTCCAGCCCGGAACGGTGGGCACGTTGTATTCCAGGGTCATGTTGCTCTGGAAATAGTACGTCTTCCGGTTGTCGAAGCCGGTCTGGTCGGCGACGACGGGGTTGACGCCGTTTTCCTGCGCCGGCCCGGGCAGGCCGTTGGGCCAGAACGCCGGCTCGTTGGGTTTGCCGCGCTGGAGCAGCTCCCAGTCGGCGCGGTCGATGTCGCGCGTCCAGGCCGGCCGGTCGCGGTTCTCGAGCCGGCCGTGCAGGTTGAAGGCGAGCGTCAGGTTGTCGGTGATATTTCCGTCGAGGTTGCTCCGGAAACCCACCTGGCCGTACCCGACCCCGGTGTTCACCAGGATGCCTTCCTGCGTCGATCCTTCGAGCGAGGCGCGGTAGCGGAAGGTCTCGGTGCCGCCCGTGAGGGAGGTGGTGGCGTTGTAGGCATCCGCATGGCTCTTCATCGCCACGTCGTACCAGTCGGTGTTGAACGTGCTCCACGAGCCATCGACATTGCCGCTATGCGCCTGGATCTGGTCCGCCGAGTACCGCTCGGGGTTGCCGCGCGAGATGTCGATCTCGTTCAGCATCTGCATGTACGTCGCCGCGTCGGCCATTTCGGGGATGACGGCCGGCGAGGCCATCGTCCGTTCCACATTGATCGCAAGCTGCGGCTTGCCGACCGTTCCGCGGCGCGTCCGGACCAGGATGACGCCGTTGGCCGCGCGGGAGCCGTAGATGGCGGCCGACGCGTCCTTCAGCACCGTTACGCTTTCGACATCCGCCGGATTGATGCGGGAAAGGCCGCCCTGGCGCCCCGGAATACCGTCGATGACGATCAGCGGGGAGTTGTCGCCCAGCGTCGAGACGCCGCGGATCAACAGGTTCGCGTCGTCCCGGCCCGGTGAGCCGCTCGGGGTCACGCCGATCAGACCCGTCACGGTGCCCTGGAGGGCCTGCGTGAGGTTCGGCATGGGCATCGCCTCGAGCGCCTGGCCGGAGATCTGGCTGATCGAACCCGTGGTCGTCGCGACGGTCTGCGTGCCGTACGGCACGCTCACGATTACCTCATCCAGCGAGGTGATGCTGCGCTCCAGCGTGATGTTGATCTGGGCGCGGCCTTCGATCGCGACTTCCAGGAACTCGTAACCGACGAACGAAAGCAGCAGTGTGTCATTGGGCGAAGGGGCCGTGAGGTTAAAATCGCCGCTTGAACGGGTCGCCGTACCGATGTTGGTGCCTTTCACGATAATGTTTACACCGGGCAGGCTCGTGCCGTCTTCAGCGTCGGTGACGCGTCCCGAGACCTGATGCTGCGCAAAAACCGGTGACGTTCCCACTCCGAATACGAATAAAAGCGCTACCAGCGCAGCGCAGATTTTGCCGACATCGGGTATCAGCGTTCGCTGGTGGTGCCGCCGGGATGGGAGGTGGAGGCATGGCGTAGGTGTAGCTTTTCGCATGGCAAGCCTGTGTGTTGAACGGGTTTGTCCTTAAGTAAGCGATACAAAACCAACTCATCGGAAGCGCACTCCGGAAGCACAATCCCGGCATGATTGGTGGATGCCGGGCATCTACTGCGCGATCAGCGGAACAAGCCTGATCCCGGAATGGATGGGCCTAATGAGACGGCACGTGGAGGGCCTTTGCGGAACGTGCTTGCAAAGGGAATGGGTTGAGATACGGTAGGGTCGTTTCGTCGTATCTGTGCAAACGTTAAGAACTGAATTAAATAAATGCCAGCTTCCGAGCGAGAAAAACTCGCTGGCGGATGCGCCGCCAGACGCTCCGGGAAAGACCGCCGGCCGCCGGCGTCTCACCGCGCCGGCCGATAGGCAAGCAGGGTCCCCCGATTGCGGCCGAACAGGAGCATTTCACCCACCCGGACGATGCTGCGGACCTCACCCCGGAGCCCCAATCCGGATTCGGGTTGGGGCACGTAATAATACCCGCCCGCGCCGTCGCCCCGGAGGAGGACGCCGTAGCTGGCGTCGTTTTTTCCGAGCCGGATGGGCGCTTCGTTCAGGTTGCCGGCCAGGAGGAGGTCGAGCGCGCCGTCGCCGTCCGCATCCAGCGTCTCGATCGCGAAAACGGGTGCAAACTGGGCCTGGATAGGCAATGCTCGCTGCACGAACCGCCCGGATGCGGTGCCCAGAAAGAGCGACGTCTCCAGGGTGTTGGCTTCGAGCGGCGTCGAGGCAGCCTGCTGTTCGGGCGACAGGATGTCGGCGAGGGTTGCGCCCGCGTACGTCCCGTGATCGGGAAAGCGGGAAGCTAGGGAGGGCGCCTGCGTCCGCAGCTCCTCCAGCGTCGGAAACGGGTACGGGACGCCCTGTACGGGGAAGGTGAGGAGGGGGTCGACGGTGCGGTTGTTGTCGTAATCGCTGAAATACAGCTCCACCGGCGCCTGGAGCTGCGTATTGGTCCCATAGTTTCCCGCGAGGAGGTCGGGGCGCCCGTCGCCGTCCAGATCGGCGATCCGGAGTGCGGTCCACAATCCGGAGCGGGGCGCGTCGAAATAGCGCGCCGTGGCATCGACCAGCCCCCGGTCGGCTCGCTCGAAAACCCGGATGGGCATCCAGGACCCCACCACGACGAGTTCGTCCGTGCCGTCGCCGTCCAGATCGTGCCAGGCGGCGTCGGTGACCATACCGGGCCGCTCCAGCCCGGGGGCGGCGTCCGCGGTGCGGTCGGCGAAGCGGCCGTTGCCGTCATTGACTAGCAGATAGCTGCGCGGGGGCTCCGGGTAGCGGCCGGGCACGACGCGGCCGCCCACGAACAGGTCGAGCGCGCCGTCGCCATTGACGTCGCCGGCCGCCACGGCGCCCGTGCTCGTCCGCATCGCCGGCAGGGCGTCGGGGCGGCGGGTGAGCCGGCCGCGTCCGTCGTTGAGGTAGAGCCGGTCCTGGAGCGTCTCGTCGTCGGGTGCGAGCAGGCCGTAGCCGCCGCTGCCCACGTACAGGTCGAGGTCGCCGTCGCCGTCGGCGTCGAAAAAGAGGGCCGCGGTGTCCTCGGCGTAGCGATCGGCTTCGAAGTCGGGCGTCGGCAGCCGTTCGAAGCGTCCGCCGGCGCGCTGCCGGTGCACCTGCCCGGCCTGCCCGCCGCCGCCGCCCACGAAGAGGTCGGGCAGGCCGTCGCCGTCGACGTCGCCGGCGGCGAGGGGCGGACCGTCGAACGAGGCGGGCTCGACCATCAGGGGCTGCCGGCGGAAGTCGTCGACCGCGCCGGCCATCCGGTGGGTGAAGTCGATGGGCGCGCGCGTCGCCTCGAACAGCGGCGCCGGCGCCTCCGCCGCCTCGGCCGCCTCGGCCTCTTCCTGACGCAGTTCGATCCGCCGGTTACCGGCGACGTTCCGGAGGGTTTGCGACCGGCCGTCGGGCCAGCGGACGCGCAGGGAATCGACCGCCTCCCGGTTGCCCAGCCCGAAGTGGAGGACCTGCGAGACGCTGGAGAGGTACCCGCGCATGGGCATCTGCTCGGCGACCTGCAGGCTGACGCCGGCGTAGAGCGTCACCCGCGCGCCGATGCCGGCGGTGTTGGCGCCGGCTCCATGCAGAACGACCTGGAGATACGCGCCGGGCGCCAGCCGCTCGGCGCGGTTCTCGAAGATGGACGCGTACTCGTTTACGTTGTTGGTGACGAGGTCGAGGTCGCCGTCGTTGTCCAGATCGGCGTACGCCGCCCCGGTGCTCCGCAGCGGCGCGCCGAGCCCCCACGCGGCGGAGGCGTCGTCGAACCGCAGGTCGCCGGTGTTACGGAAGGCATAATTGGCCAGATCGGTAGCCGGGAGGACATCCATCAGATACTGGATATCGGCCGGCTCGAGCTTCGGTTTTCGCTGCACGTACCGGTGTTTGAAGGCGAGAAAGTCGCGATCGATCGTGTCGTGCAGGATCCCGTTCGTGATGAAGAGGTCCTTCCACCCGTCGTTGTCGAAATCCGCGATCAGCGGCGCCCAGCTCCAGTCGGTGGCGTGCACGCCGGCGAGCTGTCCGATTTCGCTGAAGCGGCCGTCGCCGGTGTTCAGCTGGAGCATGTTGCGGGTGTACTGGGCGTGGAAGCCCGACGCGAGGAAGCGGTCGAACCCGTCCCGGTCGTTGGGCGCGAACTGGGTCTTCTGCCGGGCGTTCGTCGCGCCGAGCATGTCCAGCACGACGATGTCGGACCAGCCGTCGTTGTTGAGGTCGGCCACGTCGACCCCCATCGAGGCGTTCGCGATATGCCCGATCCGATCCGCCAGCACGTCGGTGAACGTCCCGTCCCCGTTATTGCGATAGAGGTAGTCCGGCGGCGAATAGTCGTTGCCGACGTAGAGGTCCATCCAGCCGTCGTTGTCGAGGTCGGCCACGCCGGCCCCCAGGCTATAGGTGAGCGGGGAGCTGCGGATGCCGGCGCGCCGCGTCACATCCGTAAACCGGCCGGCGTCGTTGCGGTAGAGGCGGTTTCCGTGCACCGGGTCGTCCTTCTCGAGCTCTTCCCGCGTGCCCATCGGGTCCTGGTAGGGGGTGCGAGGGGTATTGTTGCCGATCAGGAAAAGATCGAGGTCGCCGTCGCGGTCGTAGTCGAAGAAGTGCGCCTGGTTGGTGGAATGCGGGTTGGCGAGGCCGAATGCGGCGGCCTGTTCCTCGAAGCGCGGCGTGCCGTCGGCCTCGTTGCCCTTGTTGATGTACAGTTCGTCGACGCGGCGATCGAGCGGCAGCTCGCCGGAATAGCTCACATAGAGGTCGAGCCGCCCGTCCCCGTCGACGTCCGCCATTGCCGCGCCGGTCTTCCAGGTATCCTTGCGGCCCGCGACGCCGGCAACCTCCGTCACGTCCTCGAACGTGAGCCCGCCCCGGTTCAGGTAGAGCCGGCCGTAGGTCATGTTGCCGGTGAAGTACAGATCTTCCAGCCCGTCTCCGTTGACGTCGCCCACCGCCACGCCGGCGCCGTTGGAGAAATACTCGTTGAGCAGATCGGTCCGCAACGGCGACGGGTGCTCCAGCAGCGTATTCTGGAAATCGATGCCCGTGCGCGCGGGGACCAGTTGCGCAAAGAGCGGTTCCTGGACCGGCGGCGTCGAGCGGGGGGCGTCGGCGCCGTCGGGCGCGCAGCCCGCCGCGAGAAGCAGGGTGCAGCCGAAAAGAAAAGCGGTCCGTGAATCGGGCATGATGCGGGCAGTGTGGGGGGATGTCACGCGGCGGATCGACCCCTAAGGTAACGTCTGCGGCGGTGCCGGTCCAAGGCCGCCTGCGTAAGGCGTCGTCGCACACCCGTTCGCGCCCTGGCACCGCGAGCCGGCGCGTCTCGGCCTGTCATCTCCCATCCGGCGCCGGCGTAGCTTGGCATGGGAGGGTTCTCCTCCTACCCCTATCAAACTGCTGCGCGATGTGTCGTTCCACGGGCGATGCGCGAACGATGCGTGGCGCGGAGGGTGCAGGCATGTCACGGATCGTTGCAGCTCTTCTCCGGATCCTTATCGCGCTCAGCCTCGCCGCCGCCGCCTTTCCGGGGCCGGCGTTCGGGGACGACCGCTCCTCGTCGCCTCCAGCACGCGCCGACTCCTTGCGACGGGGCGGGCGCTGGGCGCTGTTGCCCATCGTCTTTAATTCGCCGGACACCCGGCTCGCCTTCGGGGTGCTCCCGCAATACATCTTCTACACGGCGCCCGGCACGCGTCCCTCCGCGGCGCGGCTCGACGCCTACTACACCCAGAACCGGCAATTCCACGTCATCGTTCGGCCGCAGATCTGGCTGCCCGGGAACGCCTGGCGCCTTGCCGGCAAGTGGTCGTTCAAAAAATGGCCGACCTCGTTTTACGGCATCGGAACCGAAAGTCTCGCCGAGGCCGAGGAGCGGTTCACCGAACGGCTGGCCGACCTCACCTTCGAGGCGCAGCGTCAGCTCTATCCGGGCCTGTTTGCGGGGCTCAAATACAGCTTTCGCTACGGCAAGATCGTGGACATCGAGGCCGGCGGGTTGCTGGAGGATGGCGCGGTCGTCGGCAGCGCCGCCGGCCATGCCTCCGGGATCGGCGCGCTGGTGAGCTGGGATACGCGCGACAACGTCAACTTCCCGGCAAAGGGCAGCCTGTTTCAGGCGTCAGCGACCTTCTACGGCGGGGTGCTCGGGAGTGATTACCGGTTGGACAGATATTCGCTGGATCTCCGCCAGTACCTGACGCTGACCGGCCGGCACGTCCTTGCGCTTCAGGCCATCGCCACGCTTTCGACGGGCGAGCTGCCGTTCCGGATGCTGCCGGGCGTCGGCGAGAACCTGCGTGGATACGGCAGCATGCGCTATATCGACAACGACTGCCTGGTGCTCCAGGCCGAATACCGGATCGTCCCCATCTGGTGGCGCCTCGGCTTGACGGTGTTCGGCGGCGTGGGCGAGGTGGCCGGCCGGATGGCCGATTTTTCCTTCGACCGGCCCAAATGGGCGGTCGGCATCGGGCTCCGCTTCCTGCTCTTCACGGAAGAGCGCGTCACGATCCGCCAGGACTTCGCCTTCGGCCGCGACGCCTCGGGCGACTACCTGGATCTGAATGAAGCCTATTAATGCCATGCGTGCCCTATCCTGGTTTCGGCTCAGCGTGCTGGCGCTGCTCGGGGCGCTCGCCGGCGTCTGGGCAGGCCGGCTGGTCAACGACTACCTCGCCATCGAGATCGCCGACAAGACGCTCCCCGAGATGGCGCCCGTCCGCGTCGAGGCCGCCTACCCGTCGCTCCCCTTCCGGATGATCGACCTCGGCGGCGTCGGCATCGTGCCGGACAGCGCCCACTGGGGCTCCGACTATTCGCACAACAAAAAGCGATTCGACGGCGTCATCTTCGCCGAGCCGCCTTTTGTGGATTGGGATGCTTTCGAGCCGGTATATGCCCAGTTTACGGCCTACGTGGATCGGATGGCGTCGCTCGGCTTCAACGCCATCGAGATGCCGGGCTTTTTGCAGTATGTGGATTTCGATCGGGTGGAGGACGGCTACGCGGTGTATGCGGATTCGAGCCTGTACCGCCGCCGGCACGCCGCGGTGCGCGCCGCGTATGGGCGGATGTTCGCCTACGCGCGGGAAAAAGGGCTCCAGGTCATCCTCTCGACCGACATGGTCGCGCTGACGACGCCGCTCGAGGCCTACTTCGACCGCCGCTTCGGCGGTGCGGATGTCGAAAACGACGCCTTCTGGGAGGTGTACCGACAGGGGCTCGCCGAGCTGTTCGAGCGGATGCCGGAGGTGGCCGGCATGATGATCCGCATCGGCGAGGCCGGCAGCGTCTACAACCGCGAGGGATGGGATTACCGGAGCGAGCTGTGGGTCCGCAGCATCTCCTCTGTCCAGAAGATGCTCCAGGCCTTCACCGATGTGGCCGAGGCCTACGACCGGACCCTCATCTTCCGGACCTGGTCGGTCGGCGTCGGGCAGGTCGGCCGGATGCATACGAGCCCCGAGGCCTACGCCGCCGTGCTGGACGCCATCGACTCGGATCATCTCATCGTCTCGACCAAGTTCACGCAGGGCGATTTCTGGAACCACCTCCCCCTCAACCCGACCCTTTTTACAGGCCGGCACCGCCGCATCGTCGAGATGCAGGCCCGGCGGGAGTTCGAGGCGTTCACGGTCTTCCCGAACTATGTCGCGCCCCTGCACCAGGCGGCGCTGACCCGTTTTCTGACCGAAAATCCGCGCGTCGAGGGCGTCTGGGTGTGGGCGCAGGGCGGGGGGCCGCTGCGGCACGGGCCGTTGTTGATCTACCCGTTCCACGGCCTCTGGCTGTGGACCGACGCGAACGTGGTGGCCACGGCGCGGCTGCTGGACGATCCCGGCCGGCCGATCGAGGACATCACCCGCGCCTGGGTGACGGATGTCTTCGGCGACGATCCGCGCGTCGTCGATGCCCTCACCGAACTGCTGCTCTCCTCCCACGCCACCGCGGCGCGCGGCCTCACCATCCCGGCCTTCGCCCGCAAGGCGGTCACCGGCATGGGGCTGGAGGTGCCGCCGGTGATCTACAGCTACTGGGACATCGTGGGGGCGTCGACGTCCATCTTCAGCCATGTCTACGCCGTCACCCGCGGCGACATCGATGCGTCGATCGACGAGGCGTTCGCCACGGTGGATGAAGTCCGCCACATGCGCTCGCTGCTGGCCGACGTGTCCGGGGACATTCGGCAGGGCCGGGAGTGGGTGCCGGGGATGGCGGCTTCGCTGGTCTATGAGGAAAACCTGCTCGAGACCATGGCCTACCACAAGCAGTTCGCGCTGACCTTCTGGGAATGGATCGACCGCGGGGGCGCCGGCCCCTACACCACATGGCACGCGGCCATCGGCGCGTTCAAGGAGGCGCAGCGCCGGCATCGCGCCGGCTATCAGGGCAACCTGGATTTTCCCGCCTACAACTTCGAACTCGTGGATCGCAGCATGCGGCAGGCCGAGCGGACCGAAGGGGTCGTCTGGGCCGCGCGGTTCCTCGCGCTCCTCACGGCGATCCTGTTGATCTCAGCCCTGCGGAGCCGGCGCCGGGGCGCGTTGCCCGGGTGGATGGCGCTGCATCTCGGGGTCCTCGCCGGCACCGTCATGGCGTTCTCGTTTTTTGACGCGCCGGCGTTCACGCTCACCACCGGCGCGCCGATGCTGCTGTACGCCCTCGGGCTGCGGTACGGCCTGTTCAGGGACGACCCGAGCGCCTATCGCCTTGCCGTCGCGCCGCTCCTCGCGATGGGGCTCCTGCTCCTGCTCACGCTTTCGGTGCGCGGCCCGTTTTATTTCTGGCTGCGTTTCTGGCTGGGCGATGGTTTTCGGCTGGCGCTGTTCGGGGGCATCGGACTGCTGGGCATGGCGCATCTGGCCCTGCTCCTGCAGCGGGCGCCGGGTGGGCGCCTCCAGGGCTGGGGGTGGTGGCTGACCCTCACGGGCGCCGGCGTGGGGCTCTATGGCCTCTTTCATCTCGCCTACGGCTTCGAGGCCCTGCTCTCGCGGCTGAACGACGAATTGCTCCTGCTGCCCGGCATGGTTTCGCGGATCATGGGGATCACGACGCACCTGAATATCCCCCTCGAAATTCCGGGCTACCTCGCCGCGATCGGGGCGGGGCTGCTGGCTACCGGCCTGCTGCTGCTCGCCACGCGCCGACGATTGTATAGCCGCTTACCGCAGACGACGTAGCGCGTGCCGACACATTCAACCTCCTGAGGGCCTGATCAGGACGCGGCATCGGCGGCTTCGGCCGGCGCATCGGCGCAGGGCACGCCGGCCAGCGCCTCGGCCAGCTTTTCGAGGCGGATGGGTTTGCTCAGGTGACGGTCCATGCCGGCGGCCAGGCAGGCCTCGACGTCCTCACCCATCGCATTGGCGGTGAGGGCCACGATGTACGGCTGGGTCAGGTCGGTGAGGGCGCGGAGCCGTTTTGTGGCCGTGATGCCATCCATTTCGGGCATCTGGACGTCCATCAGGACGACGTCGTAGCCGCGCTGACGGAACAGATCGAGCACTTCGAGCCCGTTGGCGGCGATGTCGGCCCGGTAGCCGAGTCGTTCGAGCATGCGCAGTGCCACCTTCTGGTTCACCGTGTTGTCCTCCGCGAGCAGGATGCGGAGCGCACGCGCGGACGTTGCCGCGCCAACCGCCGGCGTTTCGACGACCTCGGGAGGAGCGGTGGCGGACGGCAGGACGGCCGTCAGCGTAAAGGTGGTCCCCACGCCCTGCTCGCTGGCGATCGACAGCTCCCCGCCCATCAGTTCGACGAGGTGTTTGCTGATGGACAGGCCGAGCCCGGTGCCGCCGTATTTGCGGGTGGTGGACGAATCGGCCTGCGAAAAGGGCTGGAAAAGTTGCGAGAGCCGGTCCGGCGGGATGCCGATCCCGGTGTCGGCGACGGTGATGCAAACCCGCCGGCCGTCGCCGGCCGGCTGGACGCCCAGGGTCACGCCGCCCTCGTGGGTAAACTTCACGGCGTTGCCGGTGAGGTTGACGAGCACCTGGCGCAGACGGGTGATGTCGCCCTCCACCCAGTCGGGCGCCCCGGGCTCGAACGCCTGCTTGAGGTAGAGCCCCTTCTGCTGCGCCGCGTGCGCGATGATGTCGAGCGCCTCGCTCACGCACTGCCGCAGCGAGAAGGGCTGGACCTCGAGTTCGACCTTGCCGGCCTCGATCTTCGAGAAATCGAGGATATCGTTGATGATCGCCAGCAGCGCGTTGCCCGAGCTGTGGATGATCTCGACGCTTTCGCGCTGCTCCTCGGTCAGCTCGGTTTCTTCGAGCAGGCTCGCCATGCCGATCACGCCGTTCATGGGCGTGCGGATCTCGTGGCTCATCGTGGCGAGGAACGTGCTTTTGGCCCGGGTGGCCGCTTCCGCGCGCTCGAGCTGCTGCGCCATCTGCGCGTTCAGCACCTGGAGGCGGTGGAGCATCGTGCGGTAAAATAGCGGCAGCACCACGAGGCCGGCGGCGAGGCCGAGCAACAGCGCCTTGTTTTCCTGCCAGAACGGGCTGATCGCGAGCAGCGAGAGGATCAGGACGACCCCGACGGCCGCCGCGGCCAGCAAATAATTCACGCCGTAGCGCATCCCGTTCCCGAGGATGATCCACAGGTACACGGCGTAGAAGGCGGTCCCGATGGTTTCTCCAAAATACAGCACCATCGTGACCATCGACAGGTCGCCCACGATGACGGCCGCGCGGCGGAACACATAGGTGCCGGGCCGGCGCTTCACCCATACCGCCCAGACGCTGGCAAAAACAAGGTAGACGCCGCACAGGCCGGCCGCCACCCGCATCGATGCGTGGTCCAGCGCAATCCACAGGTACAGGGCGATGGACGCGAACACGACGTTCATGACGATGCGCGCGATCGCCTGGGAATATTCCTCGTCAATGGGGGGCTTCTGCTCGACGGGCGTCTGACTCATGATGTCGATGCCGTGGAAGGCGGATGAACCGCGCGAAAATGATCGGTTACAGACGACGCGACGGGGTGAGTCGCGAGAGAAGCGTCGTGCGGCGCCATGGGTCGAGGGCGGCCGAAGGCAGGACGTGCGGAAAGCGCTGGCCGGCGCCTCCTGTCAGGACATGTATCGACCGAATAGGCCCGATGATAAGCGGCGCGGAGGATGGGTCATGGCAGCCGGGCCGAACCCGTTCACGGCCTCAGGCGTCTTCGCCGGCCGGGTGCGGCGCCGGCTGGGATTCGGCCGCCTCCGTCTCCGCCGCGCCGTCGGACGGCGGTTCGCCCGGCGCCGCAACAGGCTCCAGCATGCCCGAGAACGCGGTGCCGTAGAAGTCCCACACCGTCACAAAAAGCGCCGCGACGATGGGGCCGATAAAAAATCCGATCCCTCCGAACAGCGACAGGCCCCCGACGATGCCGAGGAAGACGAGGAGGTCGGACATCTGGGTGTCCTTGCCCACCAGGCGCGGGCGGAGCACGTTATCCGCGAGCCCCACCACGACGGCGCACCAGATCGCGACGGCGATGCCGGCGCCGGTGTGCCCCGTCGCGATCAGATAGATCACGCCGGGCACCCACACGATCGCGGCCCCGAGCAGGGGGATGGTCGACAGCACGGCCATCACCGTCCCCCAGAACACGGCGCCGCCGATGCCGGCGAACGCGAAGGACGCGCCGGCCAGCCCGCCCTGCACCACGCCGATGATCAATGCGCCCCGAAGGCTCGCGCTCGTGACCGAGACGAATTTGTGCACCAGCAGCTGCTTGTCCTCACTCCGCATGGGGATTAAGTAGAGGATGCGGTCCAGCAGTGCCCGGCCATCCACCAGGAAGAAGAAGATGGCGTAGAGCATGATCCCGATGTGCAGGAAGAACAGCGCGGTGCCCGTGGTGACCGAGGCGACATTGGTGATCACGAAGTCGCCGACGCGCTGGACGACGTCGCCGAGGCGCGTGAGGATTTCAGACTGGTAGGGCTCGATGTAGCTGGCGAAGGGCATGCGATCCAGCCACTCGCGCACCACGTTCGGCTGCTGCATCAGCTCCTCGACCTTCGGGCGTACGGTCTTGATGATATCGGCGGCTTCCGCGGCGACGATGCCGAGAAAACCGCTGAGCGGGCCCCCGACGAGCAGGAGCAGGAGGAGGATCGTCAACGTCGATGCCAGACCCGGCCGGTTGCCGACACGCCGCAAGAGGCGGACGTACAGCGGGTGCGCCATCCCCGTCACGATGGCGGCCATGAGGAGCGTCAGGATGTACTGCTGGATCATCGCCATGAACAGCATCGAAATGGCGAGGACGAGAAGCAGCAGAAAGGTGCGTCGAAAAAGCAGCGGCGTCGGTTCCATGCCGTTTCCTGCGGAACCGCCGTGCAGCGGGCCCGCGAAGCACTGAGTGAGGGATGAGGGTTGGGGAACCGCCCGGAGCTTATTCCCGGGGCAGGAACGCTTTCACCAGCCGGCCACTGAGCCGCTGCAGCTCTGTCTCGGCCCGCTTGGCCTCGAACTGCGCGACGAGCAACAGGCTTTGCGCGCGGGTCAGGGTCTCCTGCACCTCGCGCAACTCGATCGAGGTGATGGTGCCCAGTTCGAAGCGTTCGAGCGCAATATCGACGTTTTGACGCGCAAGCGCCAGATTCTCCCGCTCGATATCGATCAGGGCCAGGCTGTTGCGGTAGTCCTGGTCCGCCCGGCTGATGTCGGACTGGAGCCGGGTCGTGATGTCGTCGATGACGAGATCGGCGTTGCGCAGCCTGATTTCGGCGTTTTGCGCCCGCCGGCGGCGGTTCATCCCGTCGAACAGGTTCATGTTCAGGCTGATGCCGTAGGTGATGTCTTTCGACTCGTTCGACAGCAGGAAGCCGGCTTCGGCGTTCAGGTTGGAATAGTTGAGGCCGGCGTTGACATCCACCGAGGGCAGCCATTCGGAGAGGACCTCGCGCGACTGGATCAGCGCGACCTGCCGGGCCATCCGGGCCACCATGAGCGTCTTGTTGCGGCCCAGCGATTCGGCTTCGAGCGTATCGCGGGCGACGGGGGGATCGAGCGCTATGCTGTCCACGACCGTGTAGTCCAGCGAGAGCGGCCGCACGAGCAGCTGGTTGAAATCCGCGCGGGCATTGACGAGGGCGGTCCGCTGGCGCAGCACGCTGGCGCGGTCGGCGTTGAGGTCCAGCCGGGCCTGGCGCACTTCGAGCTCCGAGGCCGACCCGAGGTCGCGCCGCAGTTCCACGATGCGCATGCGCTCCTCCGAGATGGCGACGGCCTCCTCGAGGACCCGGAGCTGCTGCTGCTGGCGCGCGAGGTCGTAGTAGGAGACCACGACGTCGGTGAGGATCAGCTCGGTCGTGTTGTCCGCCCGGTATTCCTCCTCGCTGAGCACGGTCTTGAGCCGGTCGTAGGCCCGGTAGCGCCCGAACCCGTCGAAGACGGTCCAGCTGAATCCCACGCCG contains:
- a CDS encoding TonB-dependent receptor — translated: MGTSPVFAQHQVSGRVTDAEDGTSLPGVNIIVKGTNIGTATRSSGDFNLTAPSPNDTLLLSFVGYEFLEVAIEGRAQINITLERSITSLDEVIVSVPYGTQTVATTTGSISQISGQALEAMPMPNLTQALQGTVTGLIGVTPSGSPGRDDANLLIRGVSTLGDNSPLIVIDGIPGRQGGLSRINPADVESVTVLKDASAAIYGSRAANGVILVRTRRGTVGKPQLAINVERTMASPAVIPEMADAATYMQMLNEIDISRGNPERYSADQIQAHSGNVDGSWSTFNTDWYDVAMKSHADAYNATTSLTGGTETFRYRASLEGSTQEGILVNTGVGYGQVGFRSNLDGNITDNLTLAFNLHGRLENRDRPAWTRDIDRADWELLQRGKPNEPAFWPNGLPGPAQENGVNPVVADQTGFDNRKTYYFQSNMTLEYNVPTVPGWSFDGTVAYDQTFENYKRWQQPWTLYNCSADCAGPDDLVATREGVPEPRLTQNDLTAQDILLRATTLYERTFSNVHNASLLLGTEYQSSESESLFLFRRFFLSDQVTELFAGGTNEQNLSGTSTAAARLNFFGRLNYNFQQKYLLELVARYDGSYIFPEDDRFGFFPSVSAGWRLEQEDWFRAATGDFFDRLKLRAAYGQTGNDRIEPYQFLSTFGFGSGPFVYGDGLGPRISPTRVPNERITWEVATQFDIGIQGGILDERLSFELTYFNHFRDNILWFRNVAVPQTTGFALPRENIAQVRNKGFEAEASFTQRFSEKFTLHGGANITFVGDEVEFFDEPLGVLPYQQNTGRPWNTGLYYLADGIYDDQAEVDASPHFSGARAGDIRFVDYNEDGVINGDDRVRVDENGTPDIIGAFNIGAAFGRFDVNLLFQGAAKVKQYVLSGAVGEFGNYFQAFTEDRWTPENTDGTNPRAWNRTEPYWSNQANTFFLRDAKYLRLKVASLTYSLPENVLTRLGGMSQAMVYLSGRNLLTFSPLKIMDPELRNAAAQEYPNERAITVGLQLGF
- a CDS encoding VCBS repeat-containing protein codes for the protein MPDSRTAFLFGCTLLLAAGCAPDGADAPRSTPPVQEPLFAQLVPARTGIDFQNTLLEHPSPLRTDLLNEYFSNGAGVAVGDVNGDGLEDLYFTGNMTYGRLYLNRGGLTFEDVTEVAGVAGRKDTWKTGAAMADVDGDGRLDLYVSYSGELPLDRRVDELYINKGNEADGTPRFEEQAAAFGLANPHSTNQAHFFDYDRDGDLDLFLIGNNTPRTPYQDPMGTREELEKDDPVHGNRLYRNDAGRFTDVTRRAGIRSSPLTYSLGAGVADLDNDGWMDLYVGNDYSPPDYLYRNNGDGTFTDVLADRIGHIANASMGVDVADLNNDGWSDIVVLDMLGATNARQKTQFAPNDRDGFDRFLASGFHAQYTRNMLQLNTGDGRFSEIGQLAGVHATDWSWAPLIADFDNDGWKDLFITNGILHDTIDRDFLAFKHRYVQRKPKLEPADIQYLMDVLPATDLANYAFRNTGDLRFDDASAAWGLGAPLRSTGAAYADLDNDGDLDLVTNNVNEYASIFENRAERLAPGAYLQVVLHGAGANTAGIGARVTLYAGVSLQVAEQMPMRGYLSSVSQVLHFGLGNREAVDSLRVRWPDGRSQTLRNVAGNRRIELRQEEAEAAEAAEAPAPLFEATRAPIDFTHRMAGAVDDFRRQPLMVEPASFDGPPLAAGDVDGDGLPDLFVGGGGGQAGQVHRQRAGGRFERLPTPDFEADRYAEDTAALFFDADGDGDLDLYVGSGGYGLLAPDDETLQDRLYLNDGRGRLTRRPDALPAMRTSTGAVAAGDVNGDGALDLFVGGRVVPGRYPEPPRSYLLVNDGNGRFADRTADAAPGLERPGMVTDAAWHDLDGDGTDELVVVGSWMPIRVFERADRGLVDATARYFDAPRSGLWTALRIADLDGDGRPDLLAGNYGTNTQLQAPVELYFSDYDNNRTVDPLLTFPVQGVPYPFPTLEELRTQAPSLASRFPDHGTYAGATLADILSPEQQAASTPLEANTLETSLFLGTASGRFVQRALPIQAQFAPVFAIETLDADGDGALDLLLAGNLNEAPIRLGKNDASYGVLLRGDGAGGYYYVPQPESGLGLRGEVRSIVRVGEMLLFGRNRGTLLAYRPAR